One Peribacillus simplex NBRC 15720 = DSM 1321 genomic region harbors:
- a CDS encoding glycosyltransferase family 2 protein, translating to MKYIVGIPYVNRLDLLQKAIESIKPYWDHTLIIDNSDDRDLRGHELSSKVRIYEPPVPLTFTQSMNYIIRLAEEKGCDIWMYMHSDAEAHEGTPEAFLSIVESLLREDRKWAVALTLGDTLAAYNMDAQKEIGYYDTIIRDYFADTDYYYRMELAGYERVFTPLSEKMSHFQSATINSDIRRAFINTITYPQAQAYYELKWGGPHTLEKYKTPFNR from the coding sequence ATGAAATATATTGTTGGCATTCCTTATGTTAACCGTCTAGATTTACTGCAGAAAGCAATAGAAAGCATTAAACCCTATTGGGACCATACCCTGATCATTGATAATTCTGACGACAGGGATTTGAGGGGGCATGAACTGTCTTCAAAGGTTCGAATCTATGAACCACCTGTGCCACTTACATTCACTCAGTCGATGAATTATATAATTCGCTTAGCCGAAGAAAAGGGATGCGACATTTGGATGTACATGCATAGTGACGCAGAAGCTCATGAAGGGACTCCTGAAGCCTTTCTTTCAATTGTTGAATCACTGTTGAGAGAAGACAGGAAATGGGCAGTAGCTTTAACCTTAGGAGATACTTTAGCAGCCTACAATATGGATGCTCAAAAGGAAATAGGATATTATGACACGATTATTAGGGATTACTTTGCTGATACTGACTACTACTATCGAATGGAACTTGCTGGTTACGAACGGGTTTTTACTCCTTTATCTGAGAAAATGTCTCACTTCCAAAGTGCTACAATCAACTCTGACATTAGGAGAGCCTTCATCAATACCATTACTTATCCACAGGCTCAAGCTTACTATGAACTTAAGTGGGGGGGACCACACACGCTTGAAAAATATAAAACGCCTTTTAACCGTTAA
- a CDS encoding class I SAM-dependent methyltransferase → MHRFWETNIRPILTGMNIKKLVEIGAHSGANTVKLLEYCRETNGKLFVIDPKPLFDANTLTSQYGSELYLIKNLSLNVLPFLTDYDAVLLDGDHNWYTVYHELKMIEQNAINRGKFPLVFVHDIEWPYARRDLYYSPESIPEPFRKPYAKKGMLPGLSELIENDGVNFVLNNALYEGGERNGVLTAVEDFLKETELPISFYQVSGSNGLGILVPSDISMDEYITF, encoded by the coding sequence ATGCATCGTTTTTGGGAGACCAATATAAGGCCAATATTGACTGGTATGAATATTAAAAAATTGGTGGAAATAGGTGCTCATTCAGGAGCAAATACGGTAAAACTTCTGGAATATTGTAGAGAAACTAATGGAAAACTTTTCGTGATCGATCCTAAACCTTTATTTGATGCCAATACATTGACTAGTCAATATGGAAGCGAATTATATTTGATAAAAAACCTTAGTCTGAATGTCCTTCCATTTTTAACAGATTATGATGCAGTGCTTCTGGATGGTGATCATAATTGGTACACTGTTTACCATGAATTAAAGATGATTGAACAGAACGCAATCAATCGAGGGAAATTTCCACTAGTATTTGTACATGATATCGAATGGCCATATGCAAGACGTGATTTGTATTATTCACCGGAATCTATTCCTGAGCCATTTAGAAAGCCGTACGCCAAAAAAGGAATGTTACCAGGTTTATCAGAACTTATAGAAAATGATGGAGTGAATTTCGTTTTAAATAATGCGCTTTATGAAGGCGGAGAGCGTAATGGAGTGTTGACTGCAGTTGAGGATTTTCTAAAAGAAACAGAGTTGCCCATTAGCTTTTATCAAGTTAGTGGTTCAAATGGTCTTGGTATACTTGTACCATCCGATATTTCAATGGATGAATATATTACCTTTTAA
- a CDS encoding glycosyltransferase domain-containing protein: MSEILKDNKQKIVVYTAISNNYDSLRLPITESKDIDFICFTDNDHLKSDKWKIIKIEDQNLDPVRLAKKVKVLPHLFLSEYDFSFWVDANFLITHDLNELFNTYLNKEQIACFQHPYRNCIYEEAEACKDLKRDKKSIIEKQMSKYQSLKYPEKNGLISSGGILRQHNDPKIIKLSEDWWKEIVQFSIRDQLSFNYAAWKNKIQYTVINESIENNKYFKIKGHQKTYYFQD; the protein is encoded by the coding sequence ATGAGTGAGATATTAAAAGATAATAAACAAAAAATTGTAGTTTATACTGCAATTTCAAATAATTATGATAGCTTAAGGCTTCCTATAACAGAATCAAAAGACATTGATTTTATATGCTTTACTGATAACGACCATTTAAAATCAGACAAATGGAAGATTATCAAGATTGAGGATCAAAATCTCGATCCCGTTCGACTTGCAAAAAAAGTAAAAGTATTGCCGCATTTGTTTTTATCAGAGTATGATTTTAGCTTTTGGGTAGATGCTAATTTTCTTATTACTCATGATTTAAATGAACTGTTTAATACCTATTTGAACAAAGAGCAAATTGCATGTTTTCAACATCCTTATAGAAATTGTATTTACGAGGAAGCGGAAGCCTGTAAAGATCTAAAAAGAGACAAAAAAAGTATTATAGAAAAACAGATGTCAAAGTATCAATCATTAAAATATCCTGAAAAGAATGGATTAATATCCTCAGGGGGAATTCTAAGACAACACAATGATCCAAAAATAATAAAACTCTCTGAGGATTGGTGGAAAGAGATAGTCCAATTTAGTATAAGAGACCAGTTAAGTTTTAATTATGCAGCTTGGAAAAATAAAATTCAGTATACGGTCATTAATGAAAGTATTGAAAATAATAAATACTTTAAAATTAAAGGACATCAAAAAACATATTATTTCCAAGATTAA
- a CDS encoding FkbM family methyltransferase, translated as MKKIINGDSHCGFYVNPNDARGNFLLQSGTLHKDLLALWCKAVTVLKPQIVIDVGVNFGEILFSMKYPEHSRIIGFEANKELFPYLEKSRIEHPNVKQIELIHKLASDKEDKEIDFYIHKSWSGNSSAVPIFPDHLLKKDKIKAITIDSLFNNTVLNNKSMLFKIDVEGYEEKVLTGMKNIINSCGSCIGFTEINTSFLETAGTDVNAFLSQLNNQFKVLYLKSSQNLIQFNRLDMQTLKSHFNQDEVHIDLILFSDNNLINKFNFNIEII; from the coding sequence ATGAAAAAAATAATAAATGGAGATTCACATTGTGGATTTTATGTGAACCCCAATGATGCAAGAGGGAATTTTTTACTACAATCAGGGACTTTACACAAAGATTTATTAGCTTTATGGTGTAAAGCTGTGACGGTTCTTAAACCACAAATAGTAATAGATGTTGGTGTGAATTTTGGTGAAATATTATTTTCAATGAAATATCCAGAACATTCAAGAATTATTGGTTTCGAAGCTAATAAGGAACTATTCCCATATTTAGAAAAATCAAGAATAGAGCATCCGAATGTAAAGCAAATAGAATTAATTCATAAATTAGCATCTGATAAGGAAGATAAGGAAATCGACTTTTATATTCATAAAAGTTGGTCTGGAAATTCTTCGGCGGTACCTATTTTCCCGGATCATTTATTAAAAAAAGACAAAATAAAAGCTATTACAATCGATTCATTATTTAATAACACGGTCCTAAATAATAAATCGATGCTTTTCAAAATAGATGTCGAAGGATATGAAGAAAAAGTACTAACAGGGATGAAGAACATTATTAACTCATGTGGTTCATGTATTGGATTTACTGAAATAAATACTTCTTTTTTAGAGACGGCAGGGACAGATGTAAATGCTTTTTTATCCCAATTAAATAATCAATTTAAAGTCTTATATTTAAAATCTTCCCAAAATTTAATTCAATTTAATAGATTAGACATGCAAACACTAAAGTCCCATTTTAATCAAGATGAAGTTCATATCGATTTAATCTTATTTTCAGATAATAATCTTATTAATAAATTCAATTTCAATATTGAAATAATTTAA
- a CDS encoding nucleotide sugar dehydrogenase: MLKTNSKTVAIIGLGYVGLPLSLLFLSKNFQVVGIDLDIEKINKLEGLTEFQKKKVKDALIAKKFIATSNYDAVRDVDIVVICVPTPLNENGKPNLSYIIDVGNKLQKRLQKGQLIILESSSYPGTTRDVLTPILEKSGLMVGKDIFVSYSPERIDPGNLQYKIEEIPKIISGMSNECLNKAEQIYSKVFDHVIKVSSPEIAEMAKILENSYRFINISFIDEMAILCDYLKIDIWEVIESASTKPFGFSPFNPGPGIGGHCIPVDPLFLQWKLEETGMKSEFIGLAEMGNEKIQNHIVSQIEKINDNTLVNKEILICGVTYKKDSKDIRNSPAIQIIESLLRRGATVSFYDPFINELILSNKIHLISTPITKKILNKADCVIILTDHSSLPIDNILKFSKLIYDTRNMTSNLIGEAKVIRLGGGEWL; encoded by the coding sequence ATGTTAAAAACCAATAGTAAAACAGTTGCTATCATTGGACTGGGATATGTGGGACTGCCTTTAAGTTTATTATTTCTGAGCAAAAATTTTCAAGTTGTAGGAATAGATCTGGATATAGAAAAAATAAATAAATTAGAAGGTTTAACTGAGTTTCAAAAAAAGAAAGTTAAAGATGCATTGATTGCTAAAAAGTTCATAGCAACTTCTAACTATGATGCAGTAAGAGATGTTGACATTGTTGTGATTTGTGTCCCAACACCCCTAAACGAAAATGGGAAACCAAACTTGAGCTATATTATAGATGTTGGAAATAAGCTTCAGAAACGATTACAAAAAGGGCAATTAATCATTCTGGAAAGTTCATCGTATCCTGGCACTACAAGAGATGTGTTAACACCCATCTTAGAAAAAAGCGGGTTAATGGTGGGAAAAGATATATTTGTATCTTATTCACCTGAAAGAATTGATCCTGGTAATCTTCAATATAAAATTGAAGAAATTCCAAAAATCATTAGTGGAATGAGCAATGAATGTCTAAATAAGGCAGAGCAAATATACTCTAAAGTCTTTGATCATGTAATAAAGGTTTCATCACCAGAAATAGCTGAAATGGCAAAAATTTTAGAAAACAGCTATCGTTTTATTAATATCTCTTTTATTGATGAAATGGCAATACTATGTGACTATCTTAAAATAGATATTTGGGAAGTAATTGAAAGCGCAAGTACAAAACCTTTTGGTTTTTCACCATTCAATCCAGGACCAGGTATAGGGGGGCATTGTATTCCTGTTGACCCATTGTTTTTACAGTGGAAGCTAGAAGAGACAGGTATGAAGTCAGAGTTTATTGGTTTAGCAGAAATGGGAAATGAAAAAATTCAAAATCACATTGTTTCTCAAATAGAAAAAATAAATGATAATACTTTAGTGAATAAAGAAATATTGATATGTGGTGTAACTTATAAAAAAGATTCAAAAGATATAAGAAATTCCCCTGCCATTCAAATTATTGAATCTTTATTAAGGAGAGGTGCCACAGTATCCTTTTATGATCCATTTATTAATGAATTAATTTTAAGTAATAAAATTCATTTGATTTCCACTCCTATTACAAAGAAAATATTAAATAAAGCTGATTGTGTAATAATTCTCACTGATCATTCCTCATTGCCAATAGATAATATACTTAAATTTTCTAAACTCATTTATGATACTAGAAATATGACCTCCAACTTAATAGGAGAGGCTAAAGTTATTCGTCTCGGAGGAGGAGAGTGGTTATAA
- a CDS encoding class I SAM-dependent methyltransferase → MSIIDRSTFFDIFGSGTFDGEPPIFMGADVEPILAFSRTFRLKTVIEIGIQRGETAKIILENSPWIEKYIGIDLTPDSQTTLSLQQGEVPQMAGELVKDDPRVELILKPNGTRDLTADDLPTADLILIDGDHSKEGVFLDTFLARQSIRQGGIICWHDYGNSLVPDVTAVIDELNLTEDNLICLIQNGFLCFQICRDGR, encoded by the coding sequence ATGAGTATTATAGATAGAAGTACTTTTTTTGACATTTTTGGTAGTGGTACATTCGATGGAGAGCCACCTATTTTTATGGGGGCGGATGTTGAACCAATACTTGCATTCTCGAGAACATTTCGTTTGAAAACAGTAATAGAAATCGGTATTCAACGAGGAGAAACAGCGAAAATTATATTAGAAAATAGTCCCTGGATAGAAAAATATATTGGTATTGACCTTACACCTGATTCTCAGACTACACTATCTCTACAACAAGGAGAAGTCCCTCAAATGGCTGGGGAGTTAGTTAAAGATGATCCTCGAGTAGAACTAATTTTAAAACCCAATGGGACGAGAGATTTAACAGCCGACGATTTACCTACTGCAGATTTGATACTAATTGACGGTGATCATTCAAAAGAAGGGGTTTTTTTAGATACCTTTTTAGCTCGGCAATCAATACGTCAAGGTGGAATTATTTGTTGGCACGACTACGGGAATTCACTTGTACCCGATGTGACAGCAGTAATTGATGAACTAAATCTGACAGAAGATAACCTAATTTGTCTTATCCAAAATGGCTTTTTATGTTTTCAGATATGTAGGGATGGACGATAA
- a CDS encoding glycosyltransferase, producing MRILYISVHEVLEYDELKIFNELGYECFSHGAYSRPHIGSSLRPPIPEMNYDSNFADLVDLSPNKDNLDPKIIEDKDIIIIMHSPSIVVNNWEKIKHKRVIWRSIGQSVSSVEQVLKPYREQGLEIVRYSPREKMIPGYLGEDAIIRFYKDQLEYNGWNGKNNQIMALNQSMKHRAVDCNYDFFHETCKGFPVKLFGGGNEGLPESAGMITYEQLKQEMKENRIFFYTGTQVTSYTLGFIEAFMTGIPIVSIGEKQGNHQFYKQQTFEIQDIIENGKEGYVSDNISELKMYIGELLNNHKLAKEISDRARIKAINLFGKDNIKNQWSQYLSKI from the coding sequence ATGCGCATTTTATATATTTCTGTTCATGAGGTATTAGAGTATGATGAGTTAAAAATATTTAATGAATTGGGTTACGAATGTTTCTCTCATGGCGCTTATAGTCGACCTCATATAGGAAGTTCACTTCGCCCACCTATCCCTGAGATGAATTATGATTCCAACTTCGCAGATTTGGTTGATCTTTCCCCTAACAAAGATAATCTTGATCCGAAAATTATTGAAGATAAGGATATTATTATCATTATGCATTCACCTTCAATTGTGGTTAATAATTGGGAAAAGATTAAGCATAAACGGGTTATCTGGAGATCAATAGGGCAGTCTGTATCTTCAGTTGAACAGGTACTGAAGCCTTATCGGGAGCAAGGTTTAGAGATTGTCCGCTATTCACCAAGAGAAAAAATGATTCCCGGATACCTTGGTGAAGACGCAATAATACGCTTTTACAAAGATCAATTGGAGTATAATGGATGGAATGGTAAAAATAATCAAATAATGGCTCTGAATCAGTCAATGAAACACAGAGCAGTTGATTGTAATTACGATTTTTTTCATGAAACATGTAAAGGATTTCCGGTAAAATTATTTGGTGGAGGAAATGAGGGATTACCAGAAAGTGCTGGGATGATAACATATGAACAACTAAAGCAGGAGATGAAGGAAAACCGTATTTTTTTCTATACAGGAACGCAAGTAACGAGTTATACTCTTGGCTTTATTGAAGCGTTCATGACGGGAATTCCAATAGTTTCAATTGGAGAAAAACAGGGTAACCATCAATTTTATAAACAACAAACCTTTGAAATTCAAGATATTATTGAAAATGGTAAGGAAGGATATGTATCAGATAATATTTCAGAGTTAAAAATGTATATAGGGGAACTATTGAATAACCACAAACTTGCTAAAGAAATTAGTGATCGTGCCAGAATAAAAGCGATAAATTTGTTTGGGAAAGATAATATTAAAAATCAGTGGAGTCAATATTTAAGTAAAATTTGA
- a CDS encoding glycosyltransferase → MIEPSGITWVGPIGDIGGYGNVSRNYLRALKYIGLPVLINLNGSIEKELGNDDKELLSNYRYIRRPDNNLGQSSILFIHGTPENFVNGNKFGFKKRIGITIFETDRIPMNWVNLCNTMDEIWVPTQFNYRTFTESGVDPSKIKVIHYPIDYTKYDQIFPPYPFPPQVKSFRFLYTIAFDFRKGLDLLIPSFCEEFSNEEDVSLILKIYVPSWNQENEYLKVISSYIPVKENNPHIHFIIEKMPQETLLSLYSSCSCYVSTERACGWGMPQMEMMAMGKPVISINWGGVTEFMNNSNSFLIQPEPELEPVHNELQKTRPEFYLGHKWAKVLKQNVKKVMREAFENHIKREEVSTKAKQDMKNKFSFQSISNQIKERL, encoded by the coding sequence ATGATAGAACCATCAGGAATTACTTGGGTAGGACCAATAGGTGATATCGGTGGATACGGAAATGTTTCTAGAAATTATTTAAGAGCATTGAAATATATAGGTCTTCCAGTACTAATTAACTTAAATGGCTCAATTGAAAAAGAACTTGGAAATGATGATAAGGAATTGCTGTCCAATTACCGATATATCCGGAGGCCAGATAATAACTTAGGCCAGTCTTCAATACTATTTATTCATGGAACACCAGAGAATTTTGTTAATGGTAACAAATTTGGTTTTAAAAAAAGGATTGGAATAACCATTTTTGAAACGGATCGTATCCCAATGAATTGGGTTAATTTATGTAATACAATGGATGAAATTTGGGTACCTACTCAATTTAATTACCGGACGTTTACAGAATCTGGTGTTGATCCATCGAAAATAAAAGTTATCCACTATCCAATTGATTATACAAAATACGATCAAATATTTCCCCCATATCCTTTTCCACCACAAGTAAAATCCTTTAGATTTTTATACACTATAGCCTTTGATTTTCGTAAAGGTCTAGATTTGCTTATCCCAAGTTTTTGTGAAGAATTTTCAAATGAGGAAGATGTTAGTCTTATTTTAAAGATTTACGTCCCTAGTTGGAATCAAGAAAATGAGTATTTAAAAGTAATATCTTCATATATTCCCGTTAAAGAAAATAATCCCCATATCCATTTCATTATTGAAAAAATGCCTCAGGAAACACTTTTATCCTTATATTCAAGCTGTAGTTGTTATGTTTCTACTGAGAGGGCTTGCGGTTGGGGAATGCCACAGATGGAAATGATGGCTATGGGAAAACCAGTTATTTCTATAAATTGGGGTGGAGTTACAGAATTCATGAATAATAGTAATTCTTTTCTTATTCAACCAGAGCCGGAATTAGAACCTGTTCATAATGAACTCCAAAAGACAAGACCTGAATTTTATTTAGGACATAAATGGGCGAAAGTTTTGAAACAAAATGTAAAGAAAGTTATGCGTGAAGCTTTTGAAAACCATATAAAAAGAGAAGAAGTTTCTACAAAGGCAAAACAAGACATGAAAAATAAATTCTCATTTCAGAGTATTTCAAATCAAATTAAAGAGAGATTATAA
- a CDS encoding glycosyltransferase family 2 protein, with protein MTPIVSVILTSYNKPHTIGKAIESVLLQTLNNWELFIMDDNSNEETVQNIRKYINKPRIHYFNSNIQDGDRYKTTRYATLINEAIPKTRGKYLTYLTDDNSFLPSRFETMVKELNQNSSIEIVYSQQLVKTINEYGIIEQEKVRKTYGVLKNPVGWVDHCSIMHTRNLAERIFEEFGSYWNDDQAYWYNGDAAFWSRLTKYKPFHPIPEILDIAIKDDKSFQRLYTHLPKSIPNGTLVRGPSTETYIIENQVRRKIFQEVFTKLKYDPSMVVKIPDPFLFKYKEGTPIDSQVFINFLLFPNQRLVKAQNHPAVFYLQNNHKHLIKNEKTFSDFNLRWDKIISTDEHLLAQLPDGLPIEELSESTPILPDGTLFKHENYYISLKNCLHPIEKQVAMKLKLPVTNPVKMDHSLLSKFKTGEPFEWEILF; from the coding sequence ATGACTCCGATTGTATCGGTTATTTTAACAAGTTACAATAAACCACATACTATTGGTAAAGCCATTGAAAGCGTACTTTTACAGACATTAAACAACTGGGAACTTTTTATCATGGACGATAATTCCAATGAAGAAACAGTACAAAACATACGGAAATATATAAATAAGCCAAGAATACATTATTTTAACAGTAACATTCAAGATGGTGATAGATACAAAACAACAAGGTATGCAACATTAATTAATGAAGCGATTCCTAAGACAAGAGGAAAGTATCTTACTTATCTAACGGATGACAATTCATTTTTACCTTCACGCTTCGAAACGATGGTAAAAGAACTGAATCAAAATTCTTCTATAGAAATCGTATATTCACAGCAATTGGTGAAAACCATAAACGAATATGGAATAATTGAACAGGAAAAAGTTCGAAAAACATATGGAGTATTAAAGAACCCTGTGGGGTGGGTTGATCATTGTTCAATCATGCATACTCGTAACCTTGCAGAAAGAATATTCGAAGAATTTGGAAGCTACTGGAATGATGATCAAGCATACTGGTATAATGGGGATGCAGCTTTTTGGAGTCGTTTAACTAAATATAAGCCATTTCATCCTATTCCGGAAATTTTAGATATCGCGATTAAAGATGATAAATCATTCCAGAGGCTGTATACTCATTTGCCAAAGAGCATACCAAACGGAACTCTTGTGAGAGGGCCTTCCACTGAGACTTATATTATTGAAAATCAAGTACGGAGAAAGATTTTCCAAGAAGTGTTTACAAAATTAAAATATGATCCTAGTATGGTTGTGAAGATTCCGGATCCATTTCTTTTCAAATATAAAGAGGGAACACCAATCGACAGTCAGGTATTTATAAATTTTTTGCTTTTTCCTAATCAAAGACTCGTAAAGGCGCAAAATCATCCAGCTGTATTTTATCTACAAAATAATCATAAGCACCTCATTAAAAATGAAAAAACATTCAGTGATTTTAATCTTAGGTGGGATAAGATAATATCCACTGATGAACATTTATTAGCCCAATTACCAGATGGTTTGCCTATTGAGGAATTATCCGAAAGCACCCCTATTTTGCCAGATGGCACCCTATTTAAGCATGAAAACTATTACATTAGCCTGAAGAATTGTTTACATCCGATTGAAAAACAGGTAGCGATGAAGCTGAAGCTTCCGGTTACGAATCCAGTTAAAATGGACCATTCTTTGTTATCTAAATTTAAAACAGGAGAGCCTTTTGAGTGGGAGATTCTTTTTTGA
- a CDS encoding glycosyltransferase family 2 protein, whose translation MKRNKYPPDTSPLTSIIILTRNGLAFTKECISSIFRHTKENFELILVDNGSTDGTVEFLKTLPNSKVIANKKNKGFSGGCNQGITIARGENIVLLNNDTVVTNEWLCRLLCQLNKNPSIGIVGPRSNNIVSHQAIIPAPYKTMDQMQKFASEWTQMHDQQGYEVDYLSGLCMIFKRSLIDMIGGLDERFSPGYFEDADFSIRAQISNRELWVANDVFIHHYGSSSFRLNRALQNKIILDSQKKFLLKWKMSDLKEIKETVEREKPFNREHHYIPV comes from the coding sequence TTGAAGCGTAATAAATATCCACCTGATACATCACCACTAACCTCCATTATCATTCTTACACGAAATGGTCTTGCTTTTACAAAGGAATGCATATCGAGCATATTTCGACACACCAAGGAAAACTTTGAATTGATCTTAGTTGACAATGGGTCTACGGATGGGACCGTTGAATTTCTTAAAACGCTTCCTAACTCCAAGGTAATTGCAAATAAAAAAAATAAAGGATTTTCCGGCGGATGCAATCAGGGCATTACTATTGCAAGAGGAGAAAATATTGTCCTTCTAAACAATGATACTGTTGTTACAAACGAATGGTTATGCCGGCTACTATGCCAACTCAATAAAAATCCTTCCATTGGCATTGTCGGTCCGAGATCAAATAATATCGTCTCACATCAAGCAATTATTCCAGCTCCCTACAAGACAATGGACCAAATGCAAAAATTCGCTAGTGAATGGACACAAATGCATGATCAGCAAGGTTATGAAGTGGACTACTTAAGCGGCCTTTGCATGATCTTTAAAAGAAGTTTGATTGATATGATTGGAGGTCTTGATGAACGCTTTTCCCCAGGGTATTTTGAAGATGCAGATTTCAGTATTAGAGCTCAAATTTCTAATAGGGAACTATGGGTAGCAAATGATGTTTTTATTCATCATTATGGCAGTAGTAGTTTTAGGTTAAATAGAGCATTGCAGAATAAAATAATCCTAGACAGCCAAAAAAAGTTCCTTCTTAAATGGAAGATGAGTGATCTTAAAGAGATTAAAGAAACTGTGGAACGCGAAAAGCCTTTCAATCGGGAACATCATTATATTCCCGTTTGA
- a CDS encoding class I SAM-dependent methyltransferase, with translation MKEIFTNIYKKNMWGNSESVSGTGSSLTQTKTLIQELPGLIKQLQIKKMIDAPCGDFNWMKEIYKNTELYIGIDIVDEIIKRNKKKYPLNNVQFFHMDITKDRIPTGDLILCRDCLVHFSFTDIHLALNNFKASQSRYLLTTTFTNHTCNHEIRTGSWRPLNLEIEPFNFPKPILVINENCTEGKMKYTDKSLALWDLNLINL, from the coding sequence ATGAAAGAGATATTTACAAATATTTATAAGAAAAACATGTGGGGAAACTCTGAGTCTGTATCTGGCACGGGTTCATCACTTACTCAAACCAAAACACTCATTCAGGAATTACCAGGCTTAATAAAACAATTACAGATAAAAAAAATGATAGATGCACCATGTGGTGATTTTAATTGGATGAAGGAAATATACAAAAATACTGAATTATATATTGGAATTGATATCGTCGATGAGATAATAAAAAGAAATAAAAAAAAATATCCATTAAACAATGTGCAGTTTTTTCATATGGACATTACAAAAGATCGTATACCTACAGGGGATTTAATCCTCTGTCGCGATTGTCTTGTACATTTTAGCTTTACTGATATTCATTTAGCTTTAAACAATTTTAAAGCAAGCCAGTCGAGATATTTATTAACCACTACATTTACAAACCATACATGTAATCATGAAATAAGGACAGGAAGCTGGCGCCCTCTTAATCTAGAGATCGAGCCCTTCAACTTTCCCAAACCTATCTTGGTTATTAATGAAAATTGCACAGAAGGAAAAATGAAATATACGGATAAATCACTAGCTTTATGGGATTTAAATCTAATCAATTTATAA
- a CDS encoding glycosyltransferase family 2 protein, which translates to MKTHPLISIIFPAKNEGENVKNTLDSLFSVETHYSFEVIIINDGSSDNCCDFLNTYKHANQVKLFQTEGIGAANARNLGATKASGEFLIFCDAHLQFEDLWIDHIVDPLLTGKSDAVTPAIASFGNSDFIGYGMTLKSNLRIRWNSKQNGLFETAVLPGGCFIISKKVFEDVGGFETGFKTWGHEDVELSIKLWLFGFRCHVLPDVKIIHLFRKAHPYEVSYDEVYYNLLRMAFSHFNTHRIQKCKKLMIHIKANPIESQVILDGVKKQRRAYFQKRKYDDDWYFAKFNIDF; encoded by the coding sequence GTGAAAACTCATCCTTTAATTTCAATAATTTTCCCAGCCAAAAATGAAGGGGAAAATGTGAAAAACACTCTTGATTCATTATTTTCAGTTGAAACACATTATTCCTTCGAAGTGATTATTATAAACGATGGATCATCAGATAATTGCTGCGATTTTCTTAATACTTATAAACACGCAAACCAGGTTAAACTTTTTCAAACAGAAGGAATTGGAGCTGCTAACGCACGAAATTTAGGAGCAACAAAAGCTTCTGGAGAATTCCTGATTTTTTGCGATGCTCATTTACAATTTGAAGATTTGTGGATTGATCATATTGTAGATCCCTTACTTACAGGAAAATCAGATGCAGTAACTCCAGCAATCGCTTCGTTTGGCAACTCCGATTTCATTGGCTATGGTATGACCTTAAAATCAAACCTTAGAATTAGATGGAATTCTAAACAAAATGGTCTCTTTGAAACTGCCGTATTACCCGGAGGATGTTTTATTATCTCAAAAAAAGTGTTTGAAGATGTTGGCGGATTTGAAACGGGATTTAAAACTTGGGGACATGAAGATGTAGAGCTTTCTATTAAGCTATGGCTGTTTGGATTTCGCTGCCACGTTCTGCCTGATGTAAAAATAATACATTTATTTAGAAAAGCTCACCCCTATGAAGTTAGCTATGATGAAGTTTATTATAATTTATTAAGAATGGCCTTCTCTCATTTTAATACTCATCGCATACAAAAATGTAAAAAACTCATGATCCATATAAAGGCAAACCCTATTGAATCCCAAGTGATTCTTGATGGGGTTAAAAAGCAGCGACGGGCCTACTTTCAAAAACGAAAATATGATGATGATTGGTACTTTGCCAAATTTAATATAGATTTCTAG